A single genomic interval of uncultured Desulfobacter sp. harbors:
- a CDS encoding DUF6122 family protein, with product MLCALQQITHYSLHLAFPGLIAWIFFREDWKKAWLIMLSTMVVDLDHLVADPIFDPTRCGIGFHPFHSYYAISVYFLLFFFAKKKTIKIVSIGLLFHMFTDYQDCLWMRFTI from the coding sequence ATGCTGTGTGCTTTACAACAAATAACTCACTACAGTTTACATTTGGCGTTTCCAGGCCTGATTGCCTGGATATTTTTTAGAGAAGATTGGAAAAAGGCATGGTTAATAATGCTTTCAACGATGGTTGTAGATTTAGACCACTTAGTAGCTGATCCGATATTCGATCCGACAAGATGCGGTATTGGGTTCCATCCTTTCCATTCTTACTATGCAATTTCTGTTTATTTTCTACTCTTTTTCTTTGCCAAGAAAAAAACAATCAAAATAGTGTCGATTGGCTTGCTTTTCCATATGTTTACGGATTATCAAGATTGTCTTTGGATGAGGTTTACAATTTAA
- a CDS encoding phage terminase large subunit family protein has translation MWAEKHRVLVTSRLPGLWKNDVTPYLVGIMDVMALPFVWDVCICKAPQTGVSEATMNFIGFRILEVPLEYYRYEELFNSG, from the coding sequence GTGTGGGCGGAAAAGCACCGGGTGCTGGTTACGTCCAGGCTGCCGGGGCTATGGAAAAATGATGTGACCCCTTATCTGGTGGGCATTATGGATGTGATGGCCCTGCCGTTTGTCTGGGATGTTTGTATTTGCAAGGCACCCCAGACCGGCGTGTCCGAGGCGACCATGAATTTTATCGGGTTCCGCATTCTGGAAGTGCCCCTTGAATACTACAGGTATGAAGAACTTTTTAATTCCGGTTGA
- a CDS encoding type II toxin-antitoxin system HicA family toxin gives MNGNELIKRLKKLGYKPRFETGPGKGSHGTLYVGDKKTILKDRKKEIGPGLLNQMLTTLDIDKKKFK, from the coding sequence ATGAACGGTAATGAACTCATAAAAAGGCTCAAAAAGCTTGGATACAAACCCAGGTTTGAGACTGGACCGGGTAAAGGCAGCCACGGTACACTTTACGTCGGCGATAAAAAAACCATCCTGAAAGATCGTAAAAAAGAAATTGGCCCCGGCCTGCTTAACCAGATGCTCACAACCTTGGACATTGATAAGAAAAAATTCAAGTAA
- a CDS encoding type II toxin-antitoxin system HicB family antitoxin gives MHFTYPATIKDDGEGNFLVTFRDIPFAATEGSTMDEALTEAQDCLETAIASCVKDKENIPIPSKFEKGDYPIRLPAQTAAKTALYIAIRKSGLSNSELARRLGSDEKEIRRMIDPWHPTKLPRIETALATLGYGLSVTMLEPAA, from the coding sequence ATGCATTTTACATATCCTGCAACCATCAAAGATGACGGAGAGGGAAACTTTCTGGTCACCTTTCGGGACATTCCATTTGCAGCAACAGAAGGCAGCACAATGGACGAAGCTTTGACCGAAGCTCAAGATTGTTTGGAAACTGCCATAGCATCTTGTGTCAAAGACAAAGAAAACATCCCCATACCATCCAAATTCGAAAAAGGTGATTATCCAATAAGGCTGCCGGCTCAAACTGCGGCCAAAACAGCCCTGTATATTGCCATAAGAAAATCCGGCCTTTCGAACTCCGAACTGGCAAGACGGTTGGGCTCTGATGAAAAAGAAATTAGACGCATGATTGACCCATGGCATCCAACCAAACTGCCCAGAATTGAAACTGCCTTGGCCACCCTTGGGTACGGCCTGAGCGTTACCATGCTGGAGCCGGCCGCCTGA
- a CDS encoding NYN domain-containing protein gives MHQDNKIALLIDCDNVSYKSIEGVIDELSKYGKVIIRHAYGNWKNESMKGWEEKLHPHAIKPIQQFAYTKGKNATDAAMIIDAMDMLYTQDLEAFALMTSDSDFTPLVMRILSNGITVYGFGEKKTPMPFVKACSQFIYTENLEETDETEEMQDEANAKKTRNQLRQDTGLVKLLRTAVEHSADENGWSHLGRVGQYISNKTSFSPVNYGYKKLGELIRACELFQIEMKNDNSVMYIKDIRKS, from the coding sequence TTGCATCAAGACAACAAAATTGCCTTGCTCATTGACTGTGACAATGTAAGCTACAAATCAATAGAAGGCGTCATCGACGAACTTTCAAAGTATGGTAAAGTCATCATTCGTCATGCATATGGAAACTGGAAAAATGAAAGTATGAAAGGCTGGGAAGAAAAGCTTCACCCTCATGCCATCAAACCGATTCAGCAATTCGCATATACAAAAGGGAAAAATGCAACAGACGCAGCAATGATCATTGATGCAATGGATATGCTCTATACTCAGGACCTTGAAGCTTTTGCACTCATGACCAGTGACAGTGATTTCACTCCGCTTGTAATGAGAATTCTTTCCAATGGTATAACTGTATACGGATTTGGAGAAAAAAAGACCCCAATGCCTTTTGTCAAAGCATGTTCCCAATTCATCTATACAGAAAATTTGGAAGAAACCGATGAAACGGAAGAAATGCAAGACGAGGCAAATGCCAAAAAAACCAGAAACCAGCTAAGGCAGGATACTGGATTGGTGAAGCTATTGAGAACCGCTGTAGAGCATTCTGCAGATGAAAATGGATGGTCCCACTTAGGTCGTGTTGGTCAATACATCAGTAACAAGACTTCATTTTCTCCTGTCAACTATGGCTACAAAAAGTTGGGGGAACTGATTCGGGCTTGTGAACTGTTCCAAATTGAAATGAAAAACGACAATTCTGTTATGTATATCAAAGATATAAGGAAAAGCTAA
- a CDS encoding peptide chain release factor 3, with amino-acid sequence MTNPTNKTLDKTLLPEIKKRRTFGIISHPDAGKTTLTEKLLLFGGAIQQAGAVKSRKADRAATSDFLSIEQERGISVSSSVMKFNYKDYEINLLDTPGHKDFSEDTYRVLTAVDCAVMIIDSAKGVEPQTQKLMEVCRMRNTPIITFINKLDREGLEPLDIFQDIEDKLQIECVPLTWPIGMGKRFKGVYNLEEQQLGIFTSGYTPKNDDGVLIKDLDDPVLDEMIGQSQADQLREDVELISVASEPFDLDLYLNGTQTPVFFGSAINNFGVREMLDAFVRIAPCPGVRPTASRDVDPCEAAFSGFTFKIQANMDPEHRDRIAFFRICSGKFTKGMKVRHHRIGKDIKIANATIFMAQERSNVEEAYPGDIIGIHNHGTIKIGDTFTTKEPLKFLGIPNFAPEHFRRVLLKDPLKAKALTKGLTQLAEEGTIQVFRPLQGNMHIIGAVGVLQFDVTMARLKAEYNVSAGYENIDLSVARWVECENESYLKDFIRKNESSLTRDAEGRLTFLTTSEYQLGFTREDWPDIEFHKTREHNE; translated from the coding sequence ATGACAAATCCCACAAACAAGACATTAGACAAGACATTGTTACCGGAAATAAAAAAACGCAGAACATTCGGCATTATCAGCCATCCGGATGCCGGCAAAACAACTTTGACGGAAAAACTGTTGTTGTTTGGCGGCGCCATCCAGCAGGCCGGTGCCGTGAAATCCAGAAAAGCGGACCGGGCCGCTACCTCGGATTTTTTATCCATTGAGCAGGAAAGAGGTATTTCCGTATCGTCTTCCGTGATGAAATTTAATTATAAAGATTATGAAATCAATCTTCTGGACACCCCGGGACATAAGGATTTCAGTGAGGATACCTACCGGGTGCTCACCGCGGTTGACTGCGCCGTGATGATCATTGACTCTGCCAAGGGGGTGGAACCCCAGACCCAGAAGCTGATGGAAGTGTGCCGGATGCGCAACACGCCTATCATCACGTTTATAAACAAGTTGGACCGGGAGGGGCTTGAACCCCTTGATATTTTCCAGGACATTGAGGATAAACTTCAAATTGAGTGTGTGCCTTTAACCTGGCCCATCGGCATGGGAAAGCGGTTTAAAGGGGTGTATAACCTGGAAGAACAGCAGTTGGGGATTTTTACATCGGGATACACCCCTAAAAATGACGACGGGGTATTGATCAAGGACCTTGATGATCCCGTGCTGGATGAAATGATCGGCCAGAGTCAGGCGGATCAACTACGTGAGGATGTGGAGCTGATTTCCGTGGCTTCAGAGCCCTTTGATCTCGACCTTTATCTTAACGGCACCCAGACTCCGGTCTTTTTTGGTTCCGCCATCAATAACTTCGGGGTCCGGGAGATGCTGGACGCATTTGTCCGGATTGCACCATGCCCCGGGGTCCGGCCCACAGCGTCCCGGGACGTTGATCCTTGTGAAGCGGCCTTTTCAGGGTTCACCTTTAAAATCCAGGCCAACATGGACCCCGAGCACAGGGACAGAATCGCTTTTTTCAGGATCTGTTCGGGAAAATTTACCAAGGGCATGAAGGTGCGGCACCATCGCATTGGAAAGGATATCAAAATTGCCAATGCCACCATTTTCATGGCCCAGGAGCGGTCCAATGTGGAAGAGGCATATCCGGGTGACATCATCGGCATCCACAACCACGGTACCATAAAGATCGGGGATACCTTTACCACAAAAGAACCCTTGAAATTTTTGGGCATTCCCAATTTTGCCCCGGAACATTTCAGACGAGTGCTGCTTAAAGATCCTTTGAAAGCCAAGGCCCTGACAAAAGGGCTGACCCAGCTGGCGGAAGAGGGCACCATCCAGGTGTTCCGTCCCTTGCAGGGTAACATGCATATCATTGGTGCCGTGGGCGTACTCCAGTTTGATGTGACCATGGCGCGGCTTAAGGCTGAGTACAATGTCAGTGCCGGATACGAGAACATTGACCTGTCCGTGGCCCGGTGGGTGGAATGCGAAAACGAATCATATCTTAAGGACTTTATCCGGAAAAATGAATCCAGCCTGACCCGGGATGCAGAAGGGCGTTTAACCTTTCTGACCACCAGTGAATATCAGCTTGGGTTTACCCGGGAGGATTGGCCGGACATTGAGTTCCATAAAACAAGGGAACACAACGAGTAA
- a CDS encoding DUF3683 domain-containing protein translates to MRDPFRKIPFNYTSAGDDQIIAHLFGTEILSTIHVLETLKGTGRSSRLLHRFMGDLFVIRRNAFLFQELVEHPMLRRRLFTEFEDDLSNIAAHAEHNEVRIVLDACKSSLRQLKDQISAVAKEQARVTRRLAPVVGKANICFDPFNITSHATDATDWRRYAPAAVLRPDREEQIPKLVKKLKDLKFHIIPRGGGTGLTGGATPLAPDCVMINTEKLNTIFPIEHRKTKDGRDYAVMPMEAGVITQDAKDAAAAQGYIFATDPTSAWACTIGGNLAENAGGKTAVLYGTAIDNVLSFRITMPDGHLLTVTRQDHPLHKIRYEDMLSFVVKNEKGQILDTIALTGADVRKKGLGKDVTNKVLGGLPGLQKEGCDGIITWAEFILYPEFAYKATCCIEFFGNDMTEAGKVITEICTRFDNSDPALMALEHFDEEYIKAIKYKTKRSVGDRLKAVLLIDMVSNDEAILDQGMRGIETILESYDKTGLSIARDRAEAARYWEDRKRLGAIAAHTNAFKLNEDIVLPIDSLADFVRFVDQTNVEEKKYTQGRIIQNILTYLETAIPLSDPQWLGKKVGRIKDIAYGIRKKLDIASRDALEAFIHTKNFHSQIQDHLHGYSGVLSNVEDIYNDTLSRLIVIATHMHAGDGNVHVNIPVLSNDKEMLARAHMTADKVMAKAVALNGVVSGEHGIGVTKFKYLDADQVNEFNTYRKQVDPNGLMNPGKLSEPDILNKMFTPSFNLLKLEAQILKHGSLSELAANISHCVRCGKCKPQCPVFYPARNMFFHPRNKNLALGALIEALLYITQRTQSTRFKVLKNIEQIADHCTICHKCLDKCPVNIDSGVISIKEREILKKRNFKHTPVSTKLTLGYLGTRNQALNPFIRTGLLTAGSSIQRAAVKFAKPISLIPAFKETRPLQLLHAPVTQPGLTTLRAYLPPADRNQAILLNPPGKIVSTVFYFPGCGSERMFSNISMATIFLLLSQGHQVVLPPPYMCCGYPLKVNARTKEAQKVSLENTIIMTQIRDMFHDLDFSGCIVSCGTCMESLSDQGITELFDANLFDISGYLFENGLTTAESQAYLYHAPCHDSLKGTATAQLAKAGIDARAVPYCCSEAGTMALSRPDISYSMFLRKQDAVEQACQGLDTVKPKILTNCPSCVQGLGRQSRVTAVHMAVELARLTGGTDWMKQFRALIKNMEIVTF, encoded by the coding sequence ATGCGAGATCCTTTTAGAAAAATACCGTTTAACTATACCTCGGCCGGGGACGACCAGATCATTGCACATTTGTTTGGCACTGAGATTTTAAGTACCATTCATGTCCTGGAAACGCTTAAGGGCACAGGCCGATCCTCCCGCCTTCTTCATCGTTTCATGGGGGACCTTTTTGTCATCCGCCGGAATGCTTTTTTGTTCCAGGAACTGGTGGAACACCCCATGCTGAGACGACGGCTGTTTACCGAATTTGAAGATGACCTTTCAAATATTGCCGCGCATGCCGAACATAACGAAGTTCGCATTGTGCTTGATGCCTGCAAATCTTCACTTCGGCAGCTTAAAGATCAAATCAGTGCCGTGGCAAAGGAGCAGGCCAGGGTAACACGGCGGCTCGCTCCTGTAGTCGGCAAGGCCAACATATGCTTTGACCCCTTTAATATTACCTCCCATGCCACGGACGCCACGGATTGGCGAAGATACGCCCCCGCAGCCGTGCTGAGGCCGGACCGGGAAGAGCAGATCCCTAAACTGGTCAAAAAATTAAAAGACTTAAAATTTCATATTATTCCCCGGGGCGGGGGCACCGGACTGACCGGCGGGGCTACGCCCCTGGCACCGGATTGCGTCATGATCAATACGGAAAAGTTGAACACAATTTTCCCCATTGAACACCGCAAAACAAAGGATGGCAGGGACTATGCCGTGATGCCCATGGAGGCCGGCGTCATCACCCAGGATGCCAAGGATGCGGCGGCGGCCCAAGGTTATATTTTTGCCACAGATCCCACCTCTGCCTGGGCCTGCACCATTGGCGGCAATCTGGCGGAAAACGCCGGCGGCAAGACAGCCGTGCTCTATGGCACTGCCATTGACAATGTCTTGTCTTTCAGGATCACCATGCCCGACGGCCATCTTCTCACAGTGACACGCCAAGATCATCCCCTGCACAAAATCCGGTACGAGGATATGCTAAGCTTTGTGGTCAAAAATGAAAAGGGACAGATCCTGGACACCATTGCGTTGACCGGCGCGGATGTCCGCAAAAAGGGTCTGGGCAAGGATGTCACCAATAAGGTTTTAGGCGGGCTGCCCGGGTTGCAAAAAGAGGGGTGTGACGGCATCATCACCTGGGCCGAATTTATCCTTTACCCTGAATTTGCATACAAGGCCACCTGCTGCATTGAATTTTTCGGCAATGACATGACCGAGGCAGGTAAGGTAATTACGGAAATTTGCACCCGGTTTGACAACAGTGATCCTGCGCTCATGGCCCTGGAACATTTTGACGAAGAATACATCAAGGCCATCAAATACAAGACCAAGCGGTCCGTAGGAGACCGGCTTAAAGCCGTATTGCTCATTGATATGGTTTCCAATGATGAAGCGATCCTTGACCAGGGTATGCGTGGTATAGAAACAATCCTGGAATCCTATGACAAGACCGGGTTATCCATTGCCCGGGACCGGGCCGAAGCCGCCCGTTACTGGGAAGACCGAAAACGGCTGGGTGCCATTGCCGCCCACACCAATGCCTTCAAGCTCAACGAAGATATTGTTCTGCCCATTGACAGTCTGGCCGATTTTGTCAGATTTGTTGACCAAACCAATGTTGAAGAAAAAAAATACACCCAGGGCCGGATTATCCAAAATATCCTGACATATCTGGAGACGGCCATTCCCCTTTCCGATCCCCAGTGGCTGGGGAAAAAGGTGGGTCGGATCAAGGATATTGCCTACGGCATCCGTAAAAAGCTGGACATTGCGTCCCGGGACGCCCTGGAAGCCTTTATTCACACCAAAAATTTTCACAGTCAGATCCAGGATCATCTGCACGGATACAGCGGGGTTCTCTCCAATGTGGAAGACATTTACAATGACACCCTGAGCCGGCTCATTGTCATTGCCACCCACATGCATGCAGGGGACGGTAACGTACATGTGAATATCCCGGTGCTTTCCAATGATAAGGAGATGCTTGCACGGGCCCACATGACCGCAGACAAAGTTATGGCAAAGGCTGTGGCCCTTAACGGCGTGGTCTCCGGCGAGCACGGTATCGGCGTTACCAAATTCAAGTACCTGGACGCGGATCAGGTGAACGAATTTAACACGTACCGAAAACAGGTGGACCCGAACGGCTTGATGAACCCGGGCAAGCTCTCCGAGCCTGATATTTTGAACAAGATGTTTACCCCGTCGTTCAATCTTCTGAAACTTGAGGCCCAGATTCTCAAGCACGGATCTTTGTCCGAACTTGCCGCTAACATTTCCCATTGTGTGCGTTGTGGCAAATGCAAGCCCCAGTGTCCTGTGTTTTATCCGGCACGGAACATGTTTTTCCATCCCAGGAATAAAAACCTGGCCCTGGGCGCTTTGATCGAGGCGCTGCTTTACATTACCCAGCGGACCCAGTCCACAAGATTCAAGGTACTTAAAAACATTGAACAAATTGCTGATCACTGCACTATCTGCCACAAGTGCCTTGACAAGTGTCCGGTAAATATTGATTCCGGTGTTATTTCCATTAAGGAACGTGAAATTCTTAAAAAAAGGAATTTCAAGCATACACCGGTATCCACAAAATTAACCCTTGGTTATCTGGGTACCCGGAACCAGGCACTGAACCCATTCATTCGTACAGGGCTGTTGACAGCCGGCAGTTCTATTCAGCGTGCGGCGGTGAAATTTGCAAAACCCATCTCTTTAATACCGGCGTTTAAGGAAACAAGACCGCTGCAGTTGCTACACGCGCCGGTTACTCAACCAGGACTGACAACGCTTCGGGCCTATCTGCCCCCTGCGGATAGAAATCAGGCCATTTTATTAAATCCTCCTGGAAAAATTGTTTCCACGGTGTTTTATTTTCCAGGATGCGGCAGTGAGCGCATGTTTTCCAATATCTCAATGGCAACCATTTTTCTGCTGCTTTCCCAGGGACATCAGGTGGTATTGCCGCCGCCATACATGTGCTGCGGGTACCCGTTGAAGGTTAATGCCCGGACCAAGGAGGCCCAAAAGGTGTCCCTTGAGAACACGATTATCATGACCCAGATTCGGGACATGTTCCATGACCTTGATTTTTCCGGCTGCATTGTCTCCTGCGGCACCTGCATGGAATCTTTGTCCGATCAGGGCATAACAGAACTATTTGATGCAAATCTGTTTGATATTTCGGGATATCTGTTTGAAAATGGTTTGACAACGGCCGAATCCCAAGCATACCTCTACCACGCCCCCTGCCATGACAGCTTAAAAGGCACGGCAACGGCACAACTGGCCAAGGCAGGTATTGACGCCCGGGCCGTGCCTTACTGCTGTTCCGAAGCCGGAACCATGGCCCTGTCCCGGCCGGACATCAGTTACAGCATGTTTTTAAGAAAGCAGGATGCCGTTGAACAGGCGTGTCAGGGTCTGGATACGGTAAAGCCAAAGATATTGACCAATTGCCCGTCCTGTGTCCAGGGTTTAGGCCGCCAGAGCCGGGTAACTGCCGTTCATATGGCTGTGGAACTGGCACGGCTTACAGGCGGTACGGACTGGATGAAACAGTTCCGGGCATTGATCAAAAACATGGAAATCGTTACTTTTTGA
- a CDS encoding 16S rRNA (uracil(1498)-N(3))-methyltransferase has protein sequence MNLILLEDRDFISPDRVRLQDDRCRHIIRVLGAKPGDTLVCGKKNAKMGTGLIVSIDRQSIEMELRLDQNPPAPLPLILVLALPRPKMLKRILQNLASLGVKEIFLINSRRVEKSFWGSGVLSESDIQRHLDLGLCQARDTLAPRVHLKRFFSPFVKEELPELSKNKKKILAHPKAQSFCPVGLNSDTVLVIGPEGGFIDLEVQTLVDKGFEPMTMGARILRVETAVTALVSRLFT, from the coding sequence ATGAACCTTATACTACTGGAAGACCGGGATTTCATAAGCCCTGACCGGGTGCGGCTCCAGGATGACCGGTGCCGACATATTATCCGGGTGCTTGGGGCAAAGCCGGGTGATACCCTTGTCTGCGGAAAAAAAAATGCAAAGATGGGCACAGGTCTAATCGTATCAATAGACCGGCAGTCCATTGAAATGGAACTCCGCCTTGACCAGAACCCGCCGGCACCCTTGCCCCTGATCCTGGTGCTGGCGTTACCCCGCCCTAAGATGCTCAAACGAATACTTCAAAATCTTGCAAGTCTGGGCGTAAAAGAGATTTTTTTGATCAATTCCCGGCGGGTAGAGAAAAGTTTCTGGGGGTCAGGTGTATTATCTGAATCCGATATCCAGCGTCATCTTGACTTAGGCCTTTGCCAGGCCAGGGATACCCTTGCACCCCGGGTACACCTGAAACGTTTTTTTTCTCCCTTTGTTAAAGAGGAACTGCCGGAACTGAGCAAAAACAAAAAAAAAATTCTTGCCCATCCCAAAGCGCAATCTTTCTGTCCGGTGGGTCTGAATTCCGATACAGTGCTTGTGATCGGCCCGGAAGGCGGGTTTATTGATCTTGAAGTCCAGACCCTTGTGGACAAAGGCTTTGAACCCATGACCATGGGTGCCCGGATTTTGCGGGTGGAAACTGCCGTAACCGCCTTGGTTTCGAGACTTTTTACTTGA
- a CDS encoding cyclic nucleotide-binding domain-containing protein, whose product MKPNDRQNATGPPLEKYARYAHVLQKTKWAREFSWEHIKKICFYIDPVIAKPGAIVFKEGDTDKSLGIIVKGAIDIIKENTRVTTLTSSQTFGEMALIDGEPRSASGIAVKETVIFFMTQDNLIRLTQDDSQLGVQLLWKISKLISQRLRQTTGMLVDYMGEN is encoded by the coding sequence ATGAAACCTAATGATCGGCAGAATGCAACAGGCCCGCCCCTGGAAAAATATGCCAGGTACGCCCATGTACTTCAGAAAACAAAATGGGCCAGGGAGTTTTCGTGGGAGCATATCAAAAAAATATGTTTCTATATTGACCCGGTGATTGCTAAACCGGGAGCCATCGTGTTTAAGGAAGGGGATACGGACAAAAGCCTGGGTATTATCGTCAAAGGCGCCATTGATATTATTAAGGAAAACACCCGGGTTACCACCCTGACCAGTTCCCAGACCTTTGGCGAAATGGCCTTGATCGACGGAGAGCCACGATCTGCCTCAGGCATCGCCGTAAAAGAAACCGTAATTTTTTTTATGACCCAGGATAATCTGATTCGCCTGACCCAGGACGATTCACAATTAGGGGTCCAACTGCTTTGGAAAATCTCCAAGCTTATCAGTCAGCGGTTACGCCAGACCACGGGAATGCTCGTGGATTATATGGGAGAAAATTAG
- a CDS encoding rhodanese-like domain-containing protein — protein MIQDDEFKEISFEEFEQYRAANKETDFTVVDVRQEGEYTAGHVPGAKLIPLNTLDNHLSEFASNKDLFFYCRSGARSEVAGIMAAESGRDPQKTYNITGGFLSYQGHTLEGFPRLQVFDYQGSDDKLLYQAMDLEKAAERFYETILSFAPDEKFTAPLEQLAKAEIAHARTIYSYWKKIVENPLPFENLYGSLKGDILEGGQPLSEVTAALYANKEIAWIDLIEMALSIEIQAYDLYRNMADRQGQGRTQDAFFSIAQMEKSHMKLVAKMLGDDSI, from the coding sequence ATGATCCAAGACGACGAATTTAAAGAGATTTCATTTGAGGAATTTGAGCAGTACCGGGCGGCTAACAAAGAAACTGACTTTACAGTGGTTGATGTCCGGCAGGAAGGTGAATATACAGCCGGGCATGTTCCCGGGGCTAAACTGATCCCCTTAAACACCCTGGACAATCATCTATCAGAATTTGCTTCGAACAAGGATCTGTTTTTTTACTGTCGTAGTGGTGCCCGATCGGAAGTGGCCGGCATTATGGCTGCAGAAAGCGGCAGGGACCCACAGAAAACCTACAATATCACCGGCGGATTTCTCTCTTATCAGGGCCATACCCTGGAAGGTTTTCCCCGACTGCAGGTTTTTGACTATCAAGGAAGCGATGACAAACTACTTTATCAGGCAATGGACCTGGAAAAAGCAGCAGAACGGTTTTATGAAACCATTCTCTCCTTTGCACCGGATGAAAAATTTACAGCACCCCTTGAACAACTGGCAAAGGCGGAAATCGCCCATGCCCGCACTATTTATTCATACTGGAAGAAAATCGTTGAGAACCCGCTACCCTTTGAGAACCTTTATGGATCTCTCAAAGGGGATATCCTTGAAGGTGGCCAGCCCCTTTCAGAGGTGACCGCTGCGTTGTACGCAAACAAAGAGATTGCATGGATAGATCTTATCGAGATGGCCTTGAGCATTGAAATCCAGGCCTATGATCTTTATCGCAACATGGCAGACCGCCAGGGGCAGGGTAGGACACAAGACGCTTTTTTCTCCATTGCCCAAATGGAGAAGTCACATATGAAGCTAGTGGCTAAAATGCTCGGGGATGATTCGATTTGA
- a CDS encoding Fur family transcriptional regulator — protein MRHDPNRFDTIICKLKDNGYKITPQRIAIVKILAKSVDHPSTETIYEQLKENFPTMSLATVYRNICVIKSLGEVLELGFPDGSNRYDGKKPYPHPHIICIECGKIVDPDLDSLDDMKNEVARETRFKILNHRLDFFGICSDCQAKEE, from the coding sequence TTGAGACACGACCCAAACAGATTTGACACCATTATTTGCAAACTAAAAGATAACGGTTACAAGATAACGCCCCAACGGATTGCCATCGTAAAAATTCTGGCAAAAAGTGTGGATCACCCCAGTACTGAAACCATATACGAGCAACTTAAAGAAAATTTTCCAACCATGAGCCTTGCGACTGTATATAGAAATATCTGCGTTATCAAATCCCTTGGTGAAGTTCTTGAACTTGGTTTTCCCGACGGGTCTAACCGGTATGACGGGAAGAAACCCTATCCGCATCCCCATATTATATGTATTGAGTGCGGCAAAATTGTTGATCCTGATCTGGACAGCCTGGATGATATGAAAAATGAAGTTGCCAGGGAGACCCGCTTTAAAATTTTGAATCATCGACTGGATTTTTTCGGCATTTGCAGTGATTGCCAGGCCAAAGAAGAATAA